The genomic stretch TCCGCCTTCGACGCCCTGTTCGCCGACAGCAAGAGCGTGGCGACCGCCAGCCCCGACGACGTTCAACAGGAAGAGTAAGCCCGGTCACGCCGGGGTCAGGGTTTCGTCATGAAGGATTCGTCGTGAGTGAAGTTTGCCAGAAACACGTTCCGGAACGCACCTGCGTGGCCTGCCGCAAGAAGCGCCCACAAGGGGAATTCCTGCGTTTCACGAAGGACACCCAGGGCCTCTGGCAGATGGACTCGCGCAGGGGAAAACCGGCGCGGGCAGGACGGGGCACCTACCTGTGCGCGGACAATCCCGCCTGCGGGCAGGAAAAGAAACTCCGGCGCACCTTCGGCGCTCAGGCGGAAAAAATGGCCCTGTCGGTCGCGGCTTTTCATCAACTCAATCAGGAACTCGAATCAGGAACCGCCCCCACGGGCGTCACTGGATGAACCCATGAGAACTTGAATTAATGCCCGCTCAGTGCGGGCGAACCACGGAGGGACGCATGTCGAAAGTCCGAATTTACACGCTCGCCAAGGAACTTGGCGTCGACAATCACAAGA from Deinococcus fonticola encodes the following:
- a CDS encoding YlxR family protein — protein: MSEVCQKHVPERTCVACRKKRPQGEFLRFTKDTQGLWQMDSRRGKPARAGRGTYLCADNPACGQEKKLRRTFGAQAEKMALSVAAFHQLNQELESGTAPTGVTG